A section of the Spirosoma pollinicola genome encodes:
- the nagB gene encoding glucosamine-6-phosphate deaminase gives MITESPLLDNPDGHIPGTALTGGPIHSAITYEKIPTHIYADAKDASLAVAQEIAELIRQRQNEGKPCVLGLATGSSPKTVYAELIRMHREEGLSFHNVISFNLDEYYPMEPDSLQSYWRFMREQLFDHVDIPAGNYHVPDGTLRTDKVREFARHYESEIEAAGGLDFQLLGIGGNGHIGFNEPGSLINSQTRLMMLDNSTRAAASVDFGGLPKTPRKAITMGVSSILGAKRVVLLAWGERKAPVIKSAVEGLVTELNPASYLQTHPNALFVIDEAAASELTRMKTPWLVDSVVWDNKMKKKAVTHLSLTLGKPILKLTDREYNDNGMSDLLAQYGQSYDINIDVFNQLQHTITGWPGGKPNADDTNRPERALPVQKRCLIFSPHPDDDIISMGGTFQRLRDQGHDVHIGYQTSGNIAVADDEALRFADYVVDFNSKFGIKSPEATRIFQDAATSLREKKDSSMDTAEVRYVKGLIRMGEAKSTCRFVGIPVEHAHFMNMPFYETGTVAKKPLSEEDIKITMALIEEIKPHQIYAAGDLADPHGTHKVCLDAILESVRRLKHKNFMKDCWVWLYRGAWAEWDIHEIEMAVPMSPDQVMKKRLGIFKHQSQKDGVVYQGTDSREFWQRAEERNGATAGLYNKLGLAEYEAMEAFVRWRF, from the coding sequence ATGATTACGGAGTCTCCATTACTCGACAACCCGGACGGACATATTCCGGGCACAGCACTCACAGGTGGCCCAATTCATTCGGCCATCACGTATGAAAAAATCCCGACCCACATCTATGCCGATGCAAAAGATGCGTCGCTGGCGGTGGCTCAGGAAATTGCCGAACTGATTCGTCAGAGACAAAACGAGGGGAAACCCTGCGTATTAGGTCTGGCAACTGGTTCATCACCCAAAACAGTGTATGCCGAACTTATTCGGATGCACCGCGAAGAGGGTTTGAGCTTCCATAATGTCATTTCGTTCAACCTGGACGAATATTATCCCATGGAACCCGACTCGCTACAGAGTTACTGGCGGTTTATGCGGGAACAACTATTCGACCATGTTGACATTCCGGCGGGTAATTATCACGTTCCGGATGGTACGCTCCGGACGGATAAAGTGAGAGAGTTCGCCAGACACTATGAGTCCGAAATTGAAGCCGCCGGTGGCCTTGACTTCCAACTGTTGGGTATTGGCGGTAACGGTCATATCGGTTTTAACGAACCGGGGTCATTGATCAATTCGCAAACTCGTCTGATGATGCTCGACAACTCAACGCGGGCTGCTGCATCGGTGGACTTTGGTGGCTTACCAAAAACACCCCGTAAGGCCATTACGATGGGCGTTTCGAGCATTTTAGGGGCCAAACGTGTTGTGCTGCTGGCCTGGGGTGAGCGCAAGGCACCCGTTATAAAGAGCGCGGTTGAGGGGCTTGTAACGGAACTGAATCCGGCTTCGTATCTTCAAACGCACCCGAACGCCTTATTCGTAATCGACGAAGCGGCCGCTTCGGAGTTAACCCGCATGAAAACACCCTGGTTGGTGGATTCTGTTGTTTGGGATAACAAAATGAAGAAAAAAGCCGTCACCCATTTGTCGTTAACCCTCGGAAAGCCAATTCTTAAATTGACTGACCGCGAATATAACGACAACGGGATGAGTGACTTGCTGGCTCAATATGGTCAGTCGTATGACATCAATATCGACGTTTTCAATCAATTACAACATACCATTACAGGCTGGCCGGGTGGCAAACCCAATGCCGATGATACCAATCGGCCAGAGCGGGCCTTACCCGTTCAGAAACGCTGCCTGATTTTTAGCCCTCACCCTGATGATGATATCATCTCGATGGGAGGCACGTTCCAGCGTCTGCGCGATCAGGGGCATGATGTCCACATCGGTTATCAGACTTCGGGTAATATTGCCGTTGCTGATGATGAAGCGCTTCGTTTTGCCGATTATGTGGTCGATTTTAACTCAAAATTCGGCATTAAAAGTCCCGAAGCTACCCGGATTTTTCAGGATGCGGCTACGTCGTTGCGAGAGAAAAAAGACTCCTCAATGGACACCGCCGAGGTGCGCTATGTGAAGGGACTGATTCGGATGGGTGAAGCCAAATCGACCTGTCGGTTTGTGGGCATCCCGGTCGAGCATGCGCACTTTATGAACATGCCGTTCTACGAAACCGGAACCGTAGCCAAAAAGCCGCTCAGCGAAGAAGATATTAAAATCACAATGGCATTGATCGAAGAGATCAAGCCGCATCAAATTTACGCTGCCGGTGATTTGGCCGATCCACACGGAACGCACAAGGTTTGCCTGGATGCCATCCTGGAATCTGTTCGGCGGCTGAAGCATAAAAACTTCATGAAAGACTGTTGGGTATGGCTTTACCGTGGAGCTTGGGCCGAGTGGGATATTCACGAAATTGAAATGGCAGTTCCTATGTCGCCCGATCAGGTGATGAAAAAACGGCTTGGCATTTTCAAACACCAGTCTCAAAAAGATGGCGTTGTGTACCAGGGCACCGATTCGCGCGAGTTCTGGCAGCGGGCCGAAGAGCGTAATGGTGCTACGGCTGGCCTTTATAATAAGCTGGGTCTGGCGGAATATGAAGCAATGGAAGCCTTTGTTCGCTGGCGTTTTTAG
- a CDS encoding RICIN domain-containing protein, which produces MNVSFTGIRFCFWAFALFFCYTAQFTIFAQSIPTGFRNVKVQEGYTSPMGMVFTPNGQTLFVWDKAGRVWASVWNGSQYVKQITPTLDISDEVGNWRDFGLLSICLDPNYKQNGLVYLFYVVDRYHLFNAGTSTYNPAMNEYNNASISRVTRYQFQAVNGNINADNASRKVLLGETRSTGVPLTHNSHAGGTILFGRDGSLLISTGDNANFNGIDMGSSNGTYFQTAINDGIMRANENVGAFRAQLVNSLCGKVLRLDPATGDGLNSNPFYDTANPRSAQSRVWAVGFRNPYRMAIQPNTGSTSISDGNPGTLLVGDVGADTWEDLHVIKQGGENAGWPMFEGMNEHPQYGPASRTMANKDEPNPANTCGVPFLRFGDLLKQSANPDMPAIQALNPCSLQPLPGLQRRYFHSRPALDWKHGEDITQIPIFNGSAATGTTISPTGTPTLGKPFRGYALTGGAYYAGTAFPAAYRDTYYFADYTLNWIRAATLNSNGTIREVREFMPQNTGKGIVDIEYGAHDGALYYVNINSGEIMKVAFGGNQPPIAVLSADRQNGGSPLTVNFRASNSSDPDGDPLTYAWDFGDGTTSTLQNPTKIFSGSARQGFTVRLTVSDGQGLTDTKTTVISINNAAPTARITAPVNNTQYLLDRQTNYRLTATVGDENPNSLTYAWQVTLRHNNHEHREPVVTDASPTVAISPVGCDGETYYYLITLKVTDNGGLTASDSVKVYPNCNSVKLTVTNAKATPDINAMLVSWTNPTVSYDNVLVVAKAGSGFSDVPKQTSYAFNASFTGNGAVLEGGKVVYQGRNQSVLITNLVGGQTYFFRIYTRNGVVWTGGMEVSAVPTAISFDPSACYRFISRVSGEVLGVENGGITEGAIVKQRTDANLAWQQWKLTATGDGYHQLTASHSGKALAVVGMSIQNQATLEQSAYTGQPHQQWAIQRDAQGYYQFVARHSGKLLDVEGSNRNQGGNVIQFTANGGQSQQWSIEQRTCAVPVPVSFDPSACYRITSRVSGKVLGVESGKTTDGAPVKQRTDANLAWQQWKLTDVDGGFYQITASHSGKALDIVGASRQDQASLEQSTYTGQPHQQWAIQRDVQGYYQFVARHSGKVLDVEGGNRNEGGNVIQFTPNGGQPQQWTVTAATCAVGSARFSTEQAASVSTDVRELTPDAFRLWPNPARDYVLIDLRYAAGQPADVAVVDGTGKVVHQALVQTETEPIYRINTTLFNDVRYFITVKADGRPMTTLRLLLVK; this is translated from the coding sequence ATGAACGTTTCTTTTACCGGAATTCGATTCTGCTTCTGGGCTTTTGCCCTGTTTTTTTGCTATACGGCTCAGTTTACCATCTTCGCTCAAAGTATACCAACGGGTTTTCGGAATGTTAAAGTGCAGGAGGGCTATACCAGTCCAATGGGTATGGTATTTACTCCCAACGGGCAAACGCTTTTTGTTTGGGATAAGGCTGGCCGGGTATGGGCTTCGGTTTGGAACGGCAGTCAGTATGTAAAGCAAATTACGCCGACACTCGATATTAGTGATGAGGTAGGCAACTGGCGTGATTTTGGCCTACTCAGCATCTGCCTGGATCCAAATTACAAGCAAAATGGGTTAGTGTATCTTTTCTACGTAGTGGATCGATACCACCTGTTCAATGCCGGAACGAGCACGTATAACCCGGCAATGAATGAGTATAATAACGCGAGCATAAGCCGGGTTACCCGGTATCAGTTTCAGGCAGTGAATGGAAATATAAATGCCGATAATGCCAGCCGAAAAGTGCTGCTTGGCGAAACGCGTTCTACGGGCGTTCCACTCACCCACAACTCGCACGCGGGCGGAACAATCTTATTTGGCCGTGATGGCTCACTACTCATCTCGACCGGCGATAATGCTAATTTCAATGGTATTGACATGGGTAGTTCTAATGGAACCTACTTTCAGACAGCCATTAACGACGGCATTATGCGTGCCAACGAAAACGTAGGTGCATTTCGGGCGCAACTGGTAAATTCGTTGTGTGGCAAAGTGTTACGGTTAGATCCTGCTACCGGCGACGGGCTGAATAGTAACCCTTTCTACGACACCGCTAATCCACGTTCGGCGCAATCCCGGGTTTGGGCCGTGGGCTTTCGAAACCCATACCGCATGGCCATTCAGCCTAACACCGGGAGTACATCGATCTCCGATGGGAATCCGGGTACATTATTGGTTGGCGACGTAGGCGCAGATACCTGGGAGGATTTGCATGTTATAAAGCAGGGGGGCGAAAATGCTGGCTGGCCCATGTTTGAGGGGATGAATGAACACCCTCAATATGGACCAGCCAGCCGGACAATGGCCAATAAAGATGAACCCAATCCGGCCAATACCTGTGGTGTGCCCTTTCTGCGTTTCGGCGATTTGCTGAAACAGTCAGCTAATCCTGACATGCCTGCCATACAGGCGCTCAATCCGTGCAGCTTGCAGCCCCTGCCTGGCTTGCAACGACGGTATTTTCACTCCCGGCCTGCCCTTGACTGGAAGCATGGTGAAGATATAACCCAAATACCTATATTCAACGGCAGTGCCGCCACAGGTACAACCATTAGCCCTACTGGCACCCCGACGCTTGGTAAACCGTTCAGGGGCTATGCGTTAACGGGGGGAGCCTACTATGCCGGAACGGCATTCCCGGCGGCCTATCGGGATACATATTACTTTGCTGATTATACGCTGAACTGGATTCGGGCCGCTACACTAAACAGTAATGGGACAATTCGGGAAGTGCGGGAATTTATGCCCCAAAATACGGGGAAGGGTATTGTAGATATTGAATATGGTGCACACGATGGCGCTTTGTACTACGTGAACATCAACAGCGGGGAGATTATGAAGGTCGCTTTCGGGGGTAATCAGCCGCCCATTGCGGTGCTATCGGCCGATAGGCAAAATGGCGGCTCGCCCCTGACCGTTAATTTTCGGGCCAGCAACTCCAGCGACCCTGACGGCGATCCGCTTACCTATGCCTGGGACTTTGGCGATGGAACGACGTCTACACTACAAAATCCAACGAAGATTTTCTCGGGAAGTGCCAGACAGGGATTTACGGTTCGGCTCACTGTTTCTGACGGACAGGGATTAACGGATACTAAAACGACGGTTATTTCAATTAATAATGCGGCCCCAACGGCCAGAATTACCGCTCCCGTCAACAACACACAGTACCTGCTCGATCGGCAGACAAATTATAGACTCACGGCAACTGTGGGCGATGAAAACCCTAACAGCTTAACCTATGCCTGGCAGGTCACCTTGCGCCATAATAACCACGAACATCGGGAACCCGTCGTGACCGATGCCTCACCGACCGTTGCTATTTCGCCGGTGGGCTGCGACGGCGAAACCTATTATTATCTTATTACCCTTAAAGTGACCGATAATGGCGGCTTGACGGCTTCTGATTCTGTTAAAGTCTACCCGAACTGCAACTCCGTTAAACTAACTGTAACCAATGCGAAAGCGACGCCAGATATCAACGCTATGCTGGTATCATGGACAAACCCAACGGTATCATACGATAACGTCCTGGTTGTTGCCAAAGCCGGGTCAGGTTTCTCCGATGTACCCAAGCAGACAAGTTATGCGTTCAATGCCAGCTTTACGGGTAATGGGGCCGTATTGGAGGGTGGAAAAGTAGTTTATCAAGGCAGAAATCAGTCGGTACTGATTACGAATCTTGTGGGCGGACAAACATACTTTTTTCGGATTTATACCCGTAATGGCGTTGTCTGGACAGGAGGTATGGAGGTCAGTGCAGTCCCAACGGCTATATCGTTCGACCCGTCGGCCTGTTACCGCTTCATCTCGCGGGTGAGTGGCGAAGTGCTGGGTGTGGAGAACGGCGGCATCACAGAGGGAGCCATTGTTAAGCAGCGCACCGATGCCAATCTGGCCTGGCAACAGTGGAAATTGACGGCTACGGGCGATGGGTATCACCAGCTGACAGCCAGCCATAGCGGAAAGGCACTTGCTGTAGTCGGTATGTCCATACAGAATCAGGCGACATTGGAACAGTCAGCTTATACGGGCCAGCCTCATCAGCAATGGGCTATCCAGCGGGATGCGCAGGGCTACTATCAGTTTGTGGCTCGTCATTCAGGAAAATTGCTCGATGTGGAAGGCAGTAACCGAAATCAGGGGGGTAATGTGATTCAGTTTACGGCGAATGGTGGCCAAAGCCAGCAGTGGAGTATTGAGCAACGAACCTGTGCGGTACCGGTTCCCGTTTCATTCGATCCATCGGCCTGTTACCGTATCACGTCGCGGGTGAGTGGCAAAGTGCTGGGTGTGGAGAGCGGAAAAACGACCGATGGTGCCCCTGTCAAGCAACGCACCGATGCCAATCTGGCCTGGCAGCAGTGGAAGTTAACGGATGTAGATGGTGGATTTTACCAGATAACAGCCAGTCACAGTGGAAAGGCGCTCGACATCGTGGGCGCGTCCAGGCAGGATCAGGCGTCACTGGAACAGTCCACTTATACGGGCCAGCCCCATCAGCAATGGGCTATCCAGCGAGATGTTCAGGGTTATTATCAGTTTGTGGCCCGGCACTCGGGCAAAGTGCTCGATGTGGAGGGAGGCAATCGAAATGAAGGTGGTAATGTGATTCAATTTACGCCAAATGGTGGCCAGCCGCAGCAATGGACCGTTACTGCCGCCACCTGCGCAGTTGGGTCGGCTCGTTTTAGCACAGAGCAGGCCGCCAGCGTGAGCACCGACGTTCGGGAGTTAACGCCAGATGCATTTCGTCTTTGGCCAAACCCCGCTCGTGATTACGTATTGATCGACCTACGATATGCCGCTGGACAGCCGGCCGATGTCGCGGTAGTTGATGGTACCGGCAAGGTGGTACACCAGGCGCTGGTTCAGACGGAGACCGAGCCTATTTACCGAATAAACACCACCTTGTTTAACGACGTTCGTTACTTCATAACCGTTAAAGCAGATGGGCGGCCAATGACTACATTGCGTCTTTTATTAGTAAAGTAG
- a CDS encoding transposase, with protein sequence MKIEYTRNLPHLQYVGATFFVTFCLKGALPAHVVQELIAERERTIKHLKEKKADDTADVVYREQKRYFARIERTLDACQHGPDWLRNPSIAAVVANKIREANGKSYELLAYCIMPNHVHLVVDTANQLETLEPDEDVTNDNYQQLFQSLGIIKGGSAFKANQFMGRRGAFWQSESYDHYVRDAAELKRIINYTLQNPVKAGFVTNWQDWPYTYLSERF encoded by the coding sequence ATGAAGATAGAATATACCCGTAATCTGCCCCATCTTCAATACGTTGGGGCTACTTTTTTTGTGACGTTTTGCCTGAAGGGCGCCTTGCCTGCTCATGTTGTGCAAGAGCTTATAGCCGAACGAGAGCGAACAATAAAGCATCTGAAAGAAAAAAAAGCAGATGATACCGCCGATGTGGTTTATCGGGAACAAAAACGGTATTTTGCTCGTATCGAACGTACACTTGATGCCTGTCAACATGGTCCTGACTGGCTCAGAAACCCGAGTATTGCTGCTGTTGTCGCTAATAAGATACGGGAGGCCAATGGTAAAAGTTATGAATTACTTGCTTACTGCATTATGCCAAATCATGTCCATTTGGTTGTTGATACCGCGAATCAACTGGAGACACTAGAGCCTGATGAAGATGTCACAAATGATAACTATCAACAGCTTTTTCAAAGCCTGGGTATCATCAAAGGTGGATCAGCATTTAAAGCAAATCAGTTTATGGGCCGGAGGGGTGCTTTTTGGCAGTCGGAGAGTTACGACCATTATGTACGGGATGCTGCTGAACTTAAGCGGATTATAAATTATACGCTGCAAAACCCTGTTAAAGCAGGTTTTGTTACGAACTGGCAGGATTGGCCATACACGTATTTAAGTGAACGATTTTGA